The window aagaaagataataattgaaacccgaagagagcatcatgtagcatgtgaagaacacatttaagtctaacatacttcttATGCATAGGCATTTCATAAGCAAACAAAGtatcaagacaagaaatatctagcgtacgcaaggaagaagaagaagaaaacattAACAATTTGAACTTCAATATAGGTAATTGAACATGAAAATTCCAATAACCATATTTGCCTCTCTCATAATagttacatgtaggatcataatcgaATTTAATAATATAGCTATCATCTAAAATATTCTCCATGATACACATGCATGCAACTTTtataatcttccaagatagtgggattaacatcaactaaagccatgcctctccaaacccacttttatcaaaaaatgaTAAGATTTATAATTCTCCgaagtagtgggatcattactacCTAAAGTTGACGCTCTTTCAAACCCACATTAGTAGTATTGTGTTatttgtgagctgcgttgggattttccACGAAGAGGAATGGTGAAgaagtacagtagagataagtattttcctcagtgaGAACCATTGTTTATCAAACCAAAAGGAGCAGCAACCAAACCCTAATGAACAACACATGCACACACAAAATCAAATACTTGCATCATACACGGGCAAGAGGGTTatcaatccccttgaactcgttacttgcaaggatcaAATATTGTATACGTAGATAgataaattgcaaaacaaaataaaattaaaTATATCGCAACAGTGTATTTTTGGTTTTTATAATATGATTAAAGTAGAGCCATGGTCCATAGTTTTCACTAGGGGCTTCTCTCTTGAAcacatagcatacggtgggtaaacaaattactgttgggcaattgatagaaaagcgcatagttatgacgtattcatggcaatgatcatgtatgtatgcatcacgtccgtgaaaagtagaccgactactgtctgcatctagtactattactccaccaatcgaccgctatccagcatatGCATCTATGGTACTAAGTTCAATGcaaatagagtaacgccttaagcaagatgacatgatgtagataaagtaaactcaagcaatatgattaaacctcatcattttacccttaatagcaacaatagAATACGTGCCCCACTACCTCTTCTGTCACTGCGTGagtacaccgcaagattgaacccattagaAAGCACCTCTCTCActaaagataaatcaatctagttggccaaaccaaatagatagatcagagagaaacaCAAAACTATAacatcatgcataataaagtttagaaaagactcaattattttcaatggataatctgatcataaacccacaattcatcggatcctaATAAACACACCACACAAAAAGAGTACTACTTGTTTTCATCTtctctccatctctttcttcatatttattgttttTGCCTAGGAGCACGcgtatagctaggctcttgcatgagtcCACTCCCTTACTTTTTCacgtctctctactccacataggTAAAATTGCCATGTAAGCGGGCTATAAGGCTGGTcgtagtggggagtatcatatagtagtaccatgcatatgatactagtgtatgatactaatTTCGTAATGCATACTATTATAAGTTAatatcttaggttgccttattgATTGCCATTCATGACACAAAGTACtgcaacatttaatatgatacggtatcataaCAATGATACGACATCCTCTTTTTCCTCATTTAATTGTGCTCCACATCATAAAAAAAGTCTAGTtgacatgcatgataccgcttatgatactTTCATTAGGACCAGCctaagcccactattgtacttgctctcagactatgagtaacatcacacataccaagacaagatgagtctacaacGTAATAATAAAGCGTTGCATGATACCActcatatgttactccccactatagataGTAACATAATAGCTAACTGCAGTACTAACCATGCTTTTAAACTAGTTCTATGACTGGTTATTAAATCATGTGAGCGTTGATTAGACGGAACATAGTGGGAATAGAGTAACATCAGGTCGAAGTCAGCAAATTTGCCTATGTGACAATGAGTTAATGAGGATAGAGGTAAATTAAGTAATTTAGCTTCCAGGTGTATAAGTatccttacgaaaaccaaataattcCAAAACACTTAGCCAcggtgcattaactcccaccttgtttcttgttttttTGACATAAATAAAGGAATCAACAATTTTTGACATAAATAAAGGAATCAACAAATAAGAGATGTGCGACGTGTATGATTTCAATGACTTGAGATTAGCAAATACGACATGCAGtagttagttcattgcatgcaatgatattaattagcaaataaacattaagttctctcgttttttctttgccttggtcgcggtgcacaaccTAAAATGACTTATGCACCTGGACAGAGAGAATACCGTAACATCACATTTCATAAAACAATACGAGtttataacctaataaatgatgTATATGTAACATAGTCTAAGATAACGTATACATTACTAGTGTAAGTTACTCGCCATCATCTCTAGTCTTATCAAAACTGCTATGCACACTTAAGTACTCACTTAGAACACGAAAATACTCACTTATGCACCTGCATGTCCGTTTTGttcggattctgtccgtttgggtagggcaacgGGGCCGTGTCCGGGCGTGTcctgggatgcggtggccgtgcgcccagcgCGCGGCCGCATCCGTTTGCCCCATCTTGTCCGCCTACATTTTAAAAAGAGAGCAACGTTTCAAATGCCAAGCCCTAGTTCAGGCCAGCGGCCCTAGTTCAcgccggcaacacagccagcaGCCTACACGTCCATcgccggcaacacagccagcgGCCGGCAACACAACCGGAGTTCAAAATGAATAGTTGTCCTcgccggcaacacagccagcggccggcaacacagccggccTCCAAAATGAATGTTTTTCTCACCGGCACACAGCCAGCGGCCCAGCGGGCGGGCGGCACCCATGCCAGCCTCCAAAAAGAACGGCCACGGGCGATCGGACGACCTAGTTCAGGCCGTCGGCATCGAACATCTCCTTCTGCCTGGCCCCGAATTAGCTCCTCGTCTTCTCGCTCATCTTGGACAAGTCCACGCTCATGATCGCAAGGGTCACCTCCTTTGCTTTGGTTGCGGCATTGGTggcctcgatgtcgagctgcCTCTGCCTGGCCGAGATGTTGGCAGCCTCGATGTCGAGCTGCCTTTGCCGGGACGCCTACTCCATGTCGATCTTCCtcctcttggccgcctcctccatcTCAAGCTTCTTCCTTTGAAGCTCTAGGTATTGCTTCATTTGCTCGTCCTTGCTTTGCCGCTTCTTCTCGTCCCTCACATCCTTTTGAGACATCATGCCATGCAAAGTATCATGCAAGGCCATGGATGAGGCATCACGTATGTCGTCCACCTTGGAGTTGGTCTTGCCCCTCGGCCTCTTCAACGCCTCGCCATCTCGACCCCCGGAGAACTTGGTCGTcttcttgcctctcttcctttgaAGTTCACGGTATTGATCCTTGAACTTAGGGGCAATTGTTGATGATCATCCAACAATGCGTAAGAGTGAATGGCTTGTCATTGTGTCGGGCCTTGAATGCTTCCAAAGATTGAAATGCCTACACCACATGATCAACAACAATTGAACATGCAAACATATACAAGGCCGAAGTCTCATGGCCGTAGCAAGGAAAGGACTAGGATAAGGAGAGCATACCATGTCCCCAACGCCGAGACCACTCACGGGCCGTGCTTCAATGCTCTCAAATGCGGCGCAATACTTGTTACACTCTTATTGGATGAACAACCACCTCTTTGAATCGAGGTGATGCCACGGTTGTTTGTAATTTGGTAGGGCTCAAACATCTTCCTTTCATGGAATGTTTTGTGGACTCGTCCAAAAAACAAGGCCCTTTTGTTGCGCGCCGGTCTTCGGATCTTGGCTAATCTCCATCCAACATTGGCAAATCAACTTGTCCTCATCTTGTGTATATGAACCCGTGTGAATGCTCTTCCTCCTCTTTTGTGCTTCCGCTCTTTGGGTGAGCTTGTCGATGAACAATGGATCGCTACCAATATCAATGTCATTGCCTTCTCCTTCATCACCATCATCTTTGCAATAGATGTCATCGTCTTCATGCCACGAGTCACCATGGTCGTAGTCAGCACGGTCGTCGGCCTCTTCATCGGCAACATACTGGGCGCGGCCATCCTAACTTTGGGTCTCCTCGGGGTCGTAGGACGACCCTGCCCACCCTCGTAGATCACATCCTCCATGAACTGGTTGTAGAAGGGGTCGTCGACCGGGGGCGTTGGTGTTGGCATTCCTTCGAACAAGACGCGGGGGGGCGGCATGGTGCCCGTAAAcggtgcccgtgcatgctttcttTGCATCTCGACGGACGGCGGCCGGCCGCCGCTGCTGGACCTAGGCGTGACGTTGAGGTCGATGACGGCCGAGGGGCGCGGGGTGGACGGCGCGATCACGCCAACATCCGGCGACCCCGAGAAACGGGTCTGGGCGTCGTGCCTTGGCGGGGGAAAGCCGGGCGACATAGGCGTGGTCCGCGACGTCGGCGACTGGCAGTGCGGAGGCTGGGCGACCGACGAGCCTGTGCTCGCCGGGCCGACGGCCGCTGCAGGGAAACCGGCCGGACGGCACATGCCAAGCATGAGGAGGGCGTGCGCTTTGTTGACGATGTCCTCCTTCTCGTCGACCGCGGCCTTGCGCCGCGCGACCTCCATCGCATCGCGCTCGGCGGCGAACTTGGCCGCGGCGGAATTGACATTGACGACCGCCCTCCGGCTCCTCCTCTTCGCCGATTCCGCGTCCAACTTGGTGATCTCCTCCGGCGTACACTCCGACCGCTGCTTCCTTGGCGccttggccgccttcttcttcaccTTTCCGGGCGGGTCGACGGCCAGGCCACCGGAATTCGGCTGGGCGTTGGCCATGGACGGGGGAGGGAGGGGACGGCGGGAGGGACGTGGGAGGGTTTGAGGGAAATGGCGCCAAATGGGGCGGGCGGGGAGTTTCGCTTTGTGCCACCGACAGGCGGGCCAGAGGAGGACAAGCGCGCGCGTCCCGCCCGTCCGCGCGTtgtccgtttcaccccaaaaTCGGCGCAAACTTGGGCCGGGATGGGTTGAAAGCGGACAGAAAATAAACAAAAGTCCGTTTGCTCCTGCGCGCTGGGCCGTCTGGTTTGTCCATTTTACCCTAAACGAACGAGGCCGGACAGGATGGGTagtgcggtggagttggccttaggACATGCAGCCGATGCTTAATCAAAACGGTGGAGCAGTGCTGCTGTGGACTGATCCTGTGGTGCATGGCATGGCGCGATCTAGCATCGTTTGTGCAGCGTTGTGTGCCGCACTACTCGTTGATCACACTAATCGTTGATCATTTGTTGGAGCTTGGCTGTAGCCCAGTGGCAAGGATACAGTGGTGTTTCCTTGCAGACCGGAGTTTGAATCCCGTCGGAAGCGAATTTTCATGATTTCACCTGGATTGGGCTTCTTTTATAAAAATATATCCTAGGTGCTATATTATGGATCttatttttttttaatttttttactcGTTGATCATTTGTGATGCTAATGTGTTGTTCAATTTAAGGTTGGTCGTAACGGAATTGCCTTACACATAATCTTTTCTCATCCGATTCTGTACGACAAGAGAGAGGCTTGGTTCAATCTGATGTGGCCCACAAGCCCAGACCAGTCTTATCGTACACCACTTTGGATAAATTTCATCGTACGTGTAGCAACACTCTGGtcgtaatgggagtatcataagcggtatcatgcatgccaactagactttttagATGATGTGGCACATAATTAAATGAGGAAAAAAGATGTGATATCAtgtcatgataccgtatcatattaaatgttgtactcctTTGTGTCATGCATAATAATTAATAAGACAACCTAAGATACTacctccgtttcagtttacaAGTCCTACGCGTATATATAGGTTGCCAATTTTATCATTctaatataaactatataacacaaaaatAATAGCTTTTGAAAGTAGAAACTCCGAAATTTATGTTGGTATATTTTTTGCAATATATGACTTGTATTAGGTTAGTCAAATTAACGACCCAGGGATATGCGCACGCCCTGTAAACTGAGAGAGACTTAGTACTAAGTTACGATATTATGCATTATGAAAGTAGTATCGTACACTAAAGTTACGATATTATGCATTATGgaagtagtatcatacactagtatcatgcatgatactagtatacaTGATACTCGCATTACAACCTAACAGTGGGCGCGGTGAAGGGTGTCAAATCAAGCGGGCGTTTCCGAACAGAACCCAAAGCGCGCACAAACAGCGGAATACGTGCTGCTGGCGTGAATTGCGAAGCCAAACAGCTCACAGCTGATCCGTTTTTTACTACGAGTACGCGTACGAGGGCACGAGAAAGAGAAGGGCAGCACGTCACGTGGCCCGACATCCGAGCACCCTCCACGGCCGGCCATGGCCCATCTCCCTGCTGCGGGTGGTTGCATCCACCAGCTTTGCATTCATGGAGGAGCCATTAATTCCAGTCTTAACTCATTGTGAAATCCCTCCTCTTCCAGCTCAAAAGTAAGCAGGCCCGCGAGCACATCACAATCGGGCGCCAGTCTCGTCACTGAGCAAAAGCATCACGGGTTCACCCTGTTGCGCTTTGGCAGCTCGGTGTTTTTTGAACTAAACTAACAAACATTGTGGTTTCTAGAAGCTGAATTACTTGGTGCTCAGGCATTGAAATATTAGGTTTAGATTACTACGGGTTTAGAAAAAACTCTAGTACATGCGCTTACCCCCTGCATGGTTAATTTAGGCATGCAAAAATTGTATGTCAGGGCGGATTAACCAGCCAAAAACTAACCGATTATACCACCATCACGTAATGATCCAGGCGCTCTGCCAAGAAAGAAGGCTAATTAATTAACCCCAAAAAAGTACATGCCCGGCCCGCTTCGTACGATCAGGGGACGGTGACCGTGACACCGGCGCCGCCGCCTGACATCCCAAACGGCAGCCCACCACCGAAGGTGACGCCGATGCCGATGGACACCGCGGCCTCGGCGCACGCAACAGGGCGCGACCCCGGGATGCGCAGGCAGCTGAGCCCGACGTCCCCCGGCGCGTCGTCGCACTCGGGCTGCGGCCGTTGCATGCCCCGCCCCGGGACGCAGTTGCCCGCAAAGTCGAAGACGCTCCGTCCCGCCAGCCGGTCGCAATCCTGGCTGATCCCGGAAAAGAAGTTGAAGGAGACCGATAGGTTCGTGATCCGCCTCAGGTCGCACACCAGCTCCGGCAGCTCGCCGGTGAACTGGTTGTGCGCGATGTTGAGCACCTCGATGCCGGAGAGGCACGACAGCGTGCTCGGCAGGTGGCCCGACAGCAGGTTGTTGCTGAGGTCAAGCACCTCGATGTAAGGCAGGAACCCCAGGGCCTCCGGGACGCAGCCGGTCAGCTTGTTGTTGAGGAACAGCAACTCACGGACCCTGCCGCCGTAGCCATAAGCCGTTGGGACGGGCCCCGTCAGGCGGTTGTTCGCCAGGGTGATCACCGTCGCCGGTGAGGACCACAACGTCTCCGGGATCTGGCCGTCGAACTGGTTGTTGTTGAGGAAGAGCGCGTCCAGGTTCTTGGCGAAGACCTCGTCAGGGAGCTCGCCGGAGAAGCCGTTGAACCGCAGGTCGAGGTAGACCAGCGACGGTATAAGCAATGTGGCCGCGGGGAAGGGCCCGGAGAACAGGTTGTTGCTCAGGTCCAGTTCGGTGAGGTACTGCAGGTCCCCGAGCGTGTCCGGAACGGCGCCGGCGAGGCGGTTGCTGTTAAGGTGGAGGAACGTGAGGtgggagaggagggagagggcggccgggaGCGTGCCCTTGAGGCTCGCATGGTTGAGGTCAatgccggcgaccaccgcgcccgccgccgccgcgccagcgGGCGGCGCGGAGCAGTAGACGCCCTTGTAGGCGCAGACATTTGGCCCCTGCCAGGACGACAGCGCGCCGCGGGGGTCCTCAAAGATGGCTGCCTTCAGCTCCTGCAGCGCCGTGTATTCTTGCCCGCCGCCTTGGATCTGCGTCGAGGAGGGCCCCAGCGAGGCGGAGCcgggaggaggcggtggcggcgcggcgccATTGATCCAAACGCCAAATGTGGCGCCGAGGCTGAGCTGGGAGGTCGGGGCGGGGGAGGACAGCAGCAGCAACAAGGCGGCGGCCACGGCTACAGTACGTAGACGTAGCATCGCGAGAGGATTGAAGTGTGGCTGCTCCATGCTTCTTGAGCCTGGTTTGGTACTG is drawn from Aegilops tauschii subsp. strangulata cultivar AL8/78 chromosome 1, Aet v6.0, whole genome shotgun sequence and contains these coding sequences:
- the LOC109741835 gene encoding uncharacterized protein, whose product is MEQPHFNPLAMLRLRTVAVAAALLLLLSSPAPTSQLSLGATFGVWINGAAPPPPPPGSASLGPSSTQIQGGGQEYTALQELKAAIFEDPRGALSSWQGPNVCAYKGVYCSAPPAGAAAAGAVVAGIDLNHASLKGTLPAALSLLSHLTFLHLNSNRLAGAVPDTLGDLQYLTELDLSNNLFSGPFPAATLLIPSLVYLDLRFNGFSGELPDEVFAKNLDALFLNNNQFDGQIPETLWSSPATVITLANNRLTGPVPTAYGYGGRVRELLFLNNKLTGCVPEALGFLPYIEVLDLSNNLLSGHLPSTLSCLSGIEVLNIAHNQFTGELPELVCDLRRITNLSVSFNFFSGISQDCDRLAGRSVFDFAGNCVPGRGMQRPQPECDDAPGDVGLSCLRIPGSRPVACAEAAVSIGIGVTFGGGLPFGMSGGGAGVTVTVP